A window of Psychroflexus sp. ALD_RP9 contains these coding sequences:
- a CDS encoding TolC family protein, translated as MKFLIYNLCLVFSLGLWAQESVYLNLDTLLNKVESNNLKLQISAAKTIAAKSEYQQSNAVFLPNISANYSIISTTNPLMAFGSKLNQEILTQNDFNPALLNDPDRIENFSTTISVEQGLLNFDKFAERKAAKYAYLAQQFQGERLKQALRLEAKTTFMQLQLAYTSRDVMKKALKTAEAYLRQITNFYDEGLVQKADVLAVNIRVNDLETKLDQAEASIKNISDQLAFLMQDNSEVIYIPNSDLNLKLHQSNHQNSLESRADLQAINLGVKAQEQLLKSNQLNYLPRLNAFGNLQLFDDEFLQADAQGYLVGVQLKWDIFKGYQRIAKTKTEKAKLNVAKLEAKAYQDEAQIEIKSTKRQLNNLSKAITTAQVSVNQAKEALRIIEDRFNEGLEKSSDVLAAQSKVELQELKYFQTIFNYNYTSYYLNFLTNN; from the coding sequence ATGAAATTTTTAATTTATAATCTATGTTTAGTTTTCAGTTTAGGTCTTTGGGCACAAGAGTCTGTATACTTAAACTTAGATACTTTATTAAATAAAGTTGAAAGTAACAACTTAAAACTTCAAATTTCAGCGGCTAAAACTATTGCTGCAAAAAGTGAGTACCAGCAGTCTAATGCTGTTTTTTTACCGAATATTTCGGCCAACTACAGTATAATTAGCACAACAAATCCGCTTATGGCTTTTGGCTCAAAACTAAATCAAGAAATTTTAACGCAAAATGATTTCAATCCAGCTTTATTGAATGATCCAGATCGTATAGAAAACTTTTCAACAACTATAAGTGTTGAACAAGGTTTACTTAATTTTGACAAGTTTGCTGAACGAAAGGCTGCTAAATACGCCTATTTAGCACAACAGTTCCAAGGCGAACGACTTAAACAAGCGTTGCGACTTGAAGCTAAAACAACTTTTATGCAACTTCAATTAGCATATACAAGCCGAGATGTCATGAAAAAAGCTCTTAAAACAGCTGAAGCATATTTAAGACAAATTACTAATTTTTATGATGAAGGCTTAGTCCAAAAAGCTGATGTATTAGCCGTAAATATTCGTGTGAATGATTTGGAAACTAAGCTTGACCAAGCTGAAGCTAGCATTAAAAACATATCTGATCAATTAGCTTTCTTAATGCAAGACAATTCTGAAGTAATTTATATCCCTAATAGTGATCTCAATTTAAAACTACACCAAAGCAATCATCAAAATTCACTTGAGTCAAGAGCCGATTTACAAGCCATCAATCTAGGTGTTAAAGCGCAAGAGCAATTACTAAAATCAAACCAGCTTAACTACTTACCTCGCCTTAATGCCTTTGGTAATTTACAGTTGTTTGATGACGAATTTCTTCAAGCTGATGCGCAAGGCTATTTAGTGGGTGTTCAGTTAAAATGGGATATTTTTAAAGGTTACCAACGTATTGCTAAAACCAAAACAGAGAAAGCTAAACTTAATGTTGCAAAATTAGAAGCAAAAGCCTACCAAGATGAAGCTCAAATCGAAATTAAGTCTACAAAACGTCAACTTAATAATCTTAGTAAGGCCATCACAACAGCTCAAGTAAGCGTAAATCAAGCTAAAGAAGCCTTACGTATTATCGAAGACCGATTTAATGAAGGACTTGAAAAATCTAGTGACGTATTAGCTGCTCAATCAAAAGTCGAGTTGCAAGAGCTTAAATACTTCCAAACCATATTCAATTATAATTATACAAGCTATTACCTCAATTTTTTAACCAACAATTAA
- a CDS encoding efflux RND transporter permease subunit: MKEGIAGKIAKGFIDSKLTVLLMIVFMIIGVYSSFLIPREEEPQIDVPMADIFVGYPGANPTEVESRITKPLEKIISNVTGVKYVHSSSMAGQSMMIVQFYVGEDIERSYVKLYNEIMKHFNEMPQGVTPPLIKTRSIDDVPVLGLTFWSETYNDYELKKIAQQAKQEFKTITNVSYADIIGGRDEVLNVELQPSQMLATGVDALSIVQHIKAANHQLQLGAISQANTAFKLKTNGFFRSAKEIENLMIGQHNGLPIYLHQVANITQGPEDAHQYTSFGFGAGDTDMKSNFQSEYPSITLAISKRKGADAMKIADQVLEKVETLKQTTIPNEVKVEVTRNYGETASQKVSELLLHLIGAIIAVTIVVMLAMGWRGGLVVFLSVPITFALTLLSYYLLDYTLNRITLFALVFVTGIVVDDSIIIAENMHRHFKMKRLPFKQAALYAINEVGNPTILATFTVIASVLPMAFVSGLMGPYMSPMPIGASIAMILSLFVALTITPYLGYLFLRVKSNEVETTSENESETTGIESTKIYKLYNAIERPLLENKKKSALAILVTAIILFASIGLFFTKSVLVKMLPFDNKNEFQVIVDLPEGSTLEETAKAVKDISQYIAQQDQVVNYQSYIGAASPITFNGLVRHYDLRQGENMADIQINIKNKDNRDLQSHDIAKLMRPGIQEVAKKHNANVKIVEVPPGPPVLSTIVAEVYGPTQEKRIEIAKQIKQILLETQDVVDVDWRVEAPQIEYTYNINKDKASKSGIATQQIVQTLGLVVGEQAISAIYDPDATEQILVKLSVEDADRNLQDINQLHITSQTGAMIPIESLVTLEEGEIEKSRYRKNQQGLVYVTAEMAGEFESPVYAILGMSEKLKDINLPAGYELSELYLGQPENTDDFTVKWDGEWQITLEVFRDLGLAFGGVIIIIYMLIVGWFQNFKTPIVMMVAIPLSMIGIIIGHWIMGAFFTATSFIGMIALAGIMVRNSVLLIDFVDIRLNEGIPLKQAVIEAGAVRTTPILLTAGTVVIGAFVILFDPIFQGLAISLMGGTIGSTFLTLLIVPLVYYLIMKNKVK, encoded by the coding sequence ATGAAAGAAGGAATTGCAGGCAAAATTGCCAAAGGATTTATAGATTCAAAACTAACTGTCTTACTCATGATTGTTTTTATGATCATCGGGGTTTACAGTTCGTTTTTAATTCCGCGTGAAGAAGAGCCACAAATAGACGTGCCAATGGCCGATATTTTTGTAGGTTATCCTGGAGCAAACCCAACTGAAGTAGAATCGCGCATCACCAAACCACTTGAAAAAATTATTTCTAATGTTACAGGTGTAAAATACGTGCATTCCTCTTCTATGGCTGGGCAAAGTATGATGATTGTTCAATTTTATGTAGGCGAAGATATTGAGCGCTCTTACGTAAAATTGTATAATGAAATTATGAAGCATTTTAACGAAATGCCTCAAGGCGTCACACCGCCATTAATTAAAACACGCTCCATCGACGATGTTCCCGTATTAGGATTAACCTTTTGGAGTGAAACTTATAATGACTACGAGCTTAAAAAAATTGCACAACAGGCCAAACAAGAGTTTAAAACCATTACCAATGTGTCTTATGCCGATATTATTGGTGGCCGTGATGAAGTTCTAAATGTTGAGCTTCAGCCATCACAAATGCTAGCTACTGGTGTCGATGCTTTAAGCATAGTTCAACATATTAAAGCAGCAAATCATCAACTTCAACTGGGTGCAATTAGCCAAGCCAATACGGCTTTTAAATTAAAGACTAATGGCTTCTTCCGTAGCGCTAAAGAGATCGAAAACCTAATGATTGGACAGCATAACGGGCTGCCTATTTATTTACATCAAGTTGCAAATATAACTCAAGGTCCAGAAGATGCGCACCAATACACAAGCTTTGGTTTTGGCGCAGGAGATACAGATATGAAATCTAATTTTCAATCTGAATATCCTTCAATAACCTTAGCTATTTCAAAACGAAAAGGAGCAGATGCAATGAAAATTGCTGACCAAGTTTTAGAAAAGGTTGAAACCCTAAAACAGACGACAATTCCAAATGAAGTAAAAGTTGAAGTAACTAGAAATTATGGTGAAACCGCTTCTCAAAAAGTGTCCGAATTACTATTGCATTTAATAGGAGCCATTATAGCCGTTACTATTGTAGTAATGTTAGCTATGGGTTGGCGTGGCGGATTAGTGGTCTTTTTATCAGTGCCCATCACATTTGCATTAACACTATTGAGTTACTATTTATTAGATTATACACTAAATAGAATTACGCTTTTTGCATTAGTTTTTGTTACAGGAATTGTTGTAGACGACTCTATTATCATCGCCGAAAATATGCACCGGCATTTTAAAATGAAACGTTTACCATTTAAACAAGCAGCACTTTATGCCATTAATGAAGTTGGCAACCCAACTATTTTAGCAACCTTTACCGTCATTGCTTCGGTATTGCCAATGGCTTTTGTAAGCGGTTTAATGGGACCTTACATGAGCCCAATGCCTATAGGTGCTTCAATTGCAATGATTTTATCTCTTTTTGTTGCATTAACCATTACGCCATACCTTGGGTATTTATTTTTACGGGTTAAATCAAATGAAGTTGAAACAACATCAGAAAACGAATCTGAAACAACAGGAATTGAATCGACTAAGATTTACAAACTTTATAATGCTATTGAACGGCCGCTACTTGAAAACAAGAAAAAATCAGCTTTAGCGATTCTAGTTACTGCCATCATCCTTTTTGCTTCAATCGGCTTATTTTTCACAAAAAGTGTATTAGTAAAAATGCTACCGTTTGATAATAAAAACGAGTTTCAAGTAATTGTTGATTTACCCGAAGGCAGCACTTTAGAAGAAACAGCCAAAGCCGTTAAAGATATTTCGCAATACATCGCTCAGCAAGATCAAGTCGTAAATTATCAAAGTTATATTGGTGCCGCCTCGCCTATTACATTTAATGGTTTAGTAAGGCATTACGATTTAAGACAAGGCGAAAACATGGCCGATATTCAAATAAATATTAAAAACAAAGACAACCGAGACCTGCAAAGTCATGATATTGCCAAGCTTATGCGACCTGGTATTCAAGAGGTGGCAAAAAAACATAATGCTAACGTAAAAATTGTTGAAGTGCCACCAGGACCACCAGTTTTATCAACAATTGTAGCTGAAGTTTACGGGCCAACACAAGAAAAACGTATTGAAATTGCCAAGCAAATAAAGCAGATTTTACTTGAAACACAAGATGTTGTTGATGTTGATTGGCGGGTTGAAGCTCCACAAATTGAATACACTTATAATATTAATAAAGATAAAGCCTCAAAATCAGGTATTGCTACTCAACAAATTGTTCAGACTTTAGGTCTAGTTGTTGGCGAACAAGCCATCAGTGCCATTTATGATCCAGATGCAACAGAACAGATTTTAGTAAAGCTAAGTGTTGAAGATGCTGATAGAAACCTACAAGACATTAACCAACTACATATTACATCACAAACGGGCGCTATGATTCCTATTGAATCTTTAGTTACTTTAGAAGAAGGTGAAATTGAAAAAAGTCGTTATCGTAAAAACCAACAAGGCTTGGTATATGTAACAGCAGAAATGGCTGGAGAATTTGAAAGTCCAGTTTACGCCATTTTAGGAATGTCCGAAAAGCTTAAGGACATCAATTTACCTGCAGGTTACGAATTAAGTGAACTTTACCTTGGGCAACCTGAGAATACCGATGATTTTACTGTAAAATGGGATGGAGAATGGCAAATCACGCTTGAGGTCTTTAGAGACTTAGGCTTAGCTTTTGGTGGTGTAATTATTATTATTTATATGCTAATTGTAGGCTGGTTCCAAAACTTTAAAACACCTATCGTCATGATGGTGGCCATACCGTTATCTATGATAGGTATTATTATTGGTCATTGGATCATGGGTGCTTTTTTCACAGCAACTTCATTTATCGGAATGATTGCCCTAGCAGGAATAATGGTACGTAACTCAGTGCTATTAATCGATTTTGTAGACATCCGATTAAACGAAGGCATCCCACTAAAACAAGCGGTAATAGAAGCAGGTGCAGTTAGAACAACACCAATTTTATTAACGGCTGGAACAGTTGTCATAGGCGCATTTGTAATCTTATTCGATCCAATATTTCAAGGTCTAGCCATTTCACTTATGGGCGGCACGATTGGGTCTACATTCTTAACCTTACTTATCGTACCATTAGTCTATTATTTAATAATGAAAAACAAAGTAAAATAA
- a CDS encoding DUF2892 domain-containing protein yields MRERIIRAIAGSFILISIALAIYVNINWLWFTAFVGVNLLQSSITKWCLMEDILKKFGVK; encoded by the coding sequence ATGAGAGAACGTATTATTAGAGCCATTGCTGGTAGTTTTATACTTATAAGCATTGCCTTAGCGATTTATGTCAATATTAATTGGCTCTGGTTTACAGCTTTTGTAGGCGTAAATCTATTACAGTCGTCGATCACTAAATGGTGTTTGATGGAAGACATATTGAAAAAATTTGGTGTAAAATAA
- a CDS encoding ankyrin repeat domain-containing protein encodes MKNIYLSLLLILGLSTSNAQSIFDAARNGDVNQIEALVKSNPESVNSTNAMGFGPLVLAVYNNQIKATKLLLEKGANIDAQDGSGNTALMGAVFKNHQNMVDLLLNKGTNPNIQNSQGQTALAFAVIFNRIDLVKLLLKNNADKSIADKTGKTPLQIARNQQNQALVNLLKD; translated from the coding sequence ATGAAAAATATTTATTTAAGCTTACTTTTAATATTAGGATTATCAACTTCAAATGCACAAAGTATTTTTGATGCTGCTAGGAATGGTGATGTCAATCAAATAGAAGCTTTAGTTAAATCAAATCCTGAGTCAGTAAATTCAACTAATGCTATGGGTTTTGGGCCTTTGGTGTTAGCAGTTTACAATAATCAAATTAAAGCCACTAAACTTCTTTTAGAAAAAGGTGCAAATATAGATGCTCAAGATGGGTCTGGAAATACAGCTTTAATGGGAGCAGTTTTTAAAAATCATCAAAATATGGTTGATTTGCTATTAAATAAAGGTACAAACCCAAATATCCAAAATTCGCAGGGTCAAACTGCTTTGGCATTTGCTGTTATTTTTAATAGAATCGACTTAGTAAAGTTGCTATTAAAAAATAATGCTGATAAATCTATTGCAGACAAAACAGGTAAAACACCATTACAAATTGCAAGAAACCAACAAAATCAAGCCTTAGTTAATTTGTTAAAAGACTAG
- a CDS encoding DUF2721 domain-containing protein, which translates to MEISLTTPALLFPAISLLLLAYTNRFLTIAGLIRNLHKNYLEKPDVNIKAQIGNLRRRVYLIKNMQSFGIFSLLLCVLSMFLIYENLQTWGSVVFGVSLVLLMVSLILSIVEIQISVKALSIQLERMED; encoded by the coding sequence ATGGAAATTTCACTAACTACACCAGCACTTCTTTTTCCTGCAATTTCACTATTGTTACTAGCCTACACAAACCGATTTTTAACTATTGCAGGATTGATAAGAAATTTACATAAAAACTATTTAGAAAAACCAGATGTTAACATTAAAGCACAAATTGGCAATTTAAGAAGACGTGTTTATCTCATAAAAAATATGCAAAGCTTCGGCATATTTAGCCTATTGCTTTGCGTGTTAAGTATGTTTCTTATTTATGAAAATCTACAAACTTGGGGAAGTGTTGTCTTCGGAGTATCGCTGGTGCTTCTTATGGTCTCACTTATTTTATCAATTGTTGAAATTCAAATAAGTGTGAAAGCTTTAAGCATTCAACTAGAACGCATGGAAGACTAG
- a CDS encoding DUF4254 domain-containing protein yields MFSQQANQIFKEVIDTYHIKDSVDQDFNNPYNRNSHLIEHLLFRKCWIDTVQWHYEDLIRDPEINAKDALILKRKIDASNQDRTDTVEFIDSYFLDEFKDVQVKPHAKINTESPAWGIDRLSILALKIYHMAEESNRTDASEEHKKACQNKLAILVEQRTDLSTAIDQLLDDIAKGEKYMKVYKQMKMYNDDELNPVLRSKK; encoded by the coding sequence ATGTTTTCACAGCAGGCCAATCAAATTTTTAAAGAAGTTATAGACACTTATCATATAAAAGACAGTGTAGATCAAGATTTTAATAATCCTTATAATCGAAACTCGCATTTAATAGAACATTTATTATTTCGTAAATGCTGGATTGATACTGTGCAATGGCATTACGAAGATTTAATTCGTGATCCAGAAATTAATGCTAAAGATGCTTTGATTCTTAAGAGAAAAATTGATGCTTCTAATCAAGATCGTACAGATACTGTTGAATTTATTGATAGCTATTTTCTTGATGAGTTTAAAGATGTTCAAGTTAAACCTCATGCTAAAATTAATACCGAAAGTCCAGCTTGGGGAATCGACAGACTTTCAATTTTAGCATTAAAAATCTATCACATGGCTGAAGAGTCTAACCGAACTGATGCATCAGAAGAACACAAAAAAGCTTGCCAAAATAAACTAGCTATTTTAGTTGAACAACGTACTGATTTATCTACAGCTATTGACCAACTACTTGACGATATTGCTAAAGGTGAAAAATACATGAAAGTCTACAAGCAAATGAAAATGTATAACGACGACGAGTTAAATCCTGTTTTACGAAGCAAAAAATAA
- a CDS encoding peroxiredoxin, which produces MDTENQITEFNTMPRIGDQAPDFEAVTTKGNIKMSDFAKDKWIVMFSHPADFTPVCTTEMSGFATRKAEFDALNTELLGLSIDSIHAHLGWVDNVKQTTGVYFDFPIIADIDMKVSKKYGMLQPNESETAAVRAVFFIDPTKKIRLVMYYPLNVGRNMDEILRALEALQVSDKHGVACPLDWKKGDKAIVPPPKNLDEYNARLADESVEKTSWYLAKKNLDL; this is translated from the coding sequence ATGGATACTGAAAATCAAATTACAGAATTTAATACAATGCCAAGAATTGGAGATCAAGCTCCAGATTTTGAAGCCGTTACAACCAAAGGAAATATTAAAATGTCTGACTTTGCCAAAGATAAGTGGATTGTAATGTTTTCTCACCCAGCTGATTTTACGCCAGTTTGTACAACCGAAATGAGTGGTTTTGCGACTCGTAAAGCTGAGTTTGATGCACTCAATACAGAACTTCTTGGCTTAAGTATAGATAGTATTCACGCACATTTAGGATGGGTAGACAATGTCAAACAAACAACAGGAGTTTATTTTGACTTCCCAATCATTGCTGATATAGACATGAAAGTTTCTAAAAAATACGGCATGTTACAGCCAAATGAAAGTGAAACAGCAGCTGTTAGAGCAGTGTTTTTTATAGATCCCACAAAAAAAATTAGATTAGTGATGTATTATCCCCTAAATGTTGGACGTAATATGGACGAAATTTTAAGAGCACTAGAAGCTTTACAAGTATCAGATAAGCATGGCGTTGCCTGTCCGTTAGATTGGAAAAAAGGAGATAAAGCAATTGTGCCACCACCAAAAAACTTAGACGAATATAATGCTCGTTTAGCTGATGAATCTGTAGAAAAAACTTCTTGGTATCTTGCTAAGAAAAATCTAGATTTATAA
- a CDS encoding metal-dependent transcriptional regulator produces the protein MFSLSEENYIKAIFHLQKHPKSGVSTNALAEEMQTKASSVTDMIKKLSDKNLVIYKKYQGVYLSETGRKTALQIIRKHRLWEVFLVEKLDFTWDEVHEVAEELEHIKSEKLILELDKFLNYPKRDPHGDPIPDAKGNFQVSNKTLLSDLSKGEKGTLVGVKDSSSEFLKYLDKNNIALGKSIEVLDKEDFDGSMLIKIEDQTLRVSTMVTINIYIKV, from the coding sequence ATGTTTTCACTATCTGAAGAAAATTATATCAAAGCGATTTTTCATCTACAAAAGCACCCAAAATCAGGTGTCAGTACAAATGCATTAGCAGAAGAAATGCAGACCAAAGCTTCATCTGTTACTGATATGATTAAAAAATTATCAGATAAAAACTTAGTCATTTATAAAAAATATCAAGGTGTTTATCTCTCCGAAACTGGACGCAAAACAGCCTTACAAATTATAAGGAAACATCGGTTATGGGAAGTGTTTTTAGTCGAAAAACTGGACTTTACCTGGGATGAAGTGCATGAAGTCGCTGAAGAATTAGAACATATCAAGTCTGAAAAATTAATCTTAGAATTAGATAAATTTTTAAATTATCCTAAACGAGACCCTCATGGTGACCCAATACCAGATGCTAAGGGTAATTTTCAAGTATCTAATAAAACCTTACTCTCGGATCTTTCAAAAGGTGAAAAAGGAACTTTAGTAGGTGTTAAAGATAGTTCTTCAGAATTTTTGAAATATTTAGATAAAAATAATATTGCTTTAGGTAAATCTATAGAAGTACTCGATAAAGAGGATTTTGATGGGTCTATGCTCATTAAAATTGAAGACCAAACCTTAAGAGTCTCAACGATGGTGACCATTAACATTTATATTAAAGTATGA
- a CDS encoding efflux RND transporter periplasmic adaptor subunit, translating to MKSIYTSLVILILAFLVSCNSEEKNTSKTSTEPITVQVEKVSASNNNTLQTSGKIKAVNQAQISTRIMGYIESVPVKVGQEVQKGDVLVQLNSQDLIAKKAQAQAQIAKAKSHLLNLEKNYNRFKNLLDKQSISQKEFDDIKMAYQMAKESYNAAQQMQAEVNAQLSYSIIKAPFNGTITNTFAEVGNLAKPGEYLVEIENNQIFEVSTSLAESQINRINIKTPVEVNVQSIDAKLSGQITELASSANTAGQYAVSIQLNSSPETLKSGMYATVEFHVNKSTTPQLYIKSDAIVKQGELRGVYTISSQNTAVLNWLKLGSNKGGLTEVISGLSANETYITTAEAKLYNGAPIELK from the coding sequence ATGAAATCTATTTATACAAGTCTCGTTATTCTAATCTTAGCTTTTTTAGTAAGTTGTAATTCAGAAGAAAAGAACACTTCAAAAACATCAACCGAACCAATTACAGTTCAAGTTGAAAAAGTAAGCGCTTCTAATAACAATACATTACAAACAAGTGGAAAGATAAAGGCCGTGAATCAAGCGCAAATAAGTACCCGAATAATGGGTTATATCGAGTCTGTTCCTGTAAAAGTAGGACAAGAAGTACAAAAAGGCGATGTATTAGTCCAACTTAACAGTCAAGATTTAATAGCCAAAAAAGCTCAAGCGCAAGCTCAAATTGCTAAAGCTAAAAGCCATTTACTAAACCTTGAAAAAAATTACAATCGCTTTAAAAACTTATTAGATAAACAAAGTATTAGTCAAAAAGAATTTGACGACATTAAAATGGCTTATCAAATGGCCAAAGAAAGCTATAACGCAGCTCAACAAATGCAAGCTGAAGTTAATGCACAACTCAGTTACAGTATTATTAAAGCACCATTTAATGGAACGATAACAAACACCTTTGCAGAAGTAGGCAACTTAGCAAAACCAGGTGAATATTTAGTTGAAATTGAGAACAACCAAATTTTTGAAGTAAGTACAAGTTTAGCGGAGAGTCAAATTAATAGGATTAATATAAAAACTCCAGTTGAAGTAAACGTACAAAGTATCGATGCTAAACTTTCAGGTCAAATTACTGAACTAGCGTCTTCTGCAAATACAGCAGGACAATATGCAGTGAGCATTCAGCTAAACTCAAGTCCAGAAACTTTGAAATCTGGCATGTACGCTACCGTAGAATTTCATGTAAATAAGTCTACAACACCTCAACTCTACATCAAATCAGATGCAATTGTAAAACAAGGTGAATTAAGAGGTGTTTATACCATAAGCTCGCAAAATACTGCCGTTTTAAATTGGCTAAAACTTGGTTCTAATAAAGGTGGTTTAACTGAGGTGATTAGTGGTTTATCAGCAAACGAAACCTATATCACTACAGCTGAAGCTAAATTATATAATGGTGCTCCAATCGAGCTAAAGTAA
- a CDS encoding ZIP family metal transporter, with the protein MEHVISFFESQDPVMAALIATIFTWLVTGLGASLVFLFKSMNRKLFDGMLGFTGGVMVAASFWSLLAPGIEMSEGEGFIKVIPAFVGFSLGALFIFGLDKVLPHLHINFKENRKEGVKTKWHKSVLLTLAITLHNIPEGLAVGVLFGGAAAGLEGASIGGAVALALGIGLQNFPEGFSVAMPLRGLGLSRWKSFHYGHLSAIVEPFAAVLGAWAVLSFEPILPYALCFAAGAMIFVVIEEVVPESQLERNTDIATLGFIGGFLVMMTLDVGLG; encoded by the coding sequence ATGGAACATGTAATATCTTTTTTTGAATCCCAAGACCCTGTCATGGCCGCTTTAATTGCCACAATATTTACATGGTTAGTAACAGGTTTGGGTGCGTCCTTAGTGTTTTTATTTAAAAGTATGAACCGTAAACTATTTGATGGAATGCTTGGTTTTACCGGTGGTGTTATGGTTGCGGCTAGCTTTTGGAGTTTATTAGCTCCGGGAATTGAAATGAGTGAAGGCGAAGGTTTTATAAAAGTAATTCCTGCTTTTGTAGGCTTTTCACTTGGTGCACTTTTTATTTTTGGTTTAGATAAAGTTCTACCTCATCTACACATTAATTTTAAGGAAAATAGAAAAGAAGGCGTAAAAACAAAATGGCACAAATCTGTTCTACTTACGTTAGCAATTACATTACATAATATTCCAGAAGGTTTGGCAGTTGGTGTATTGTTTGGCGGAGCGGCTGCAGGTCTCGAAGGCGCTAGTATTGGTGGTGCAGTAGCTTTAGCGTTGGGGATTGGCCTACAAAACTTTCCAGAAGGTTTTTCAGTAGCAATGCCTTTGCGTGGTCTCGGCCTAAGCCGCTGGAAAAGTTTCCATTATGGTCACTTATCTGCTATTGTTGAACCTTTTGCAGCTGTATTAGGTGCTTGGGCTGTTTTATCCTTCGAGCCAATTTTACCTTATGCACTATGCTTTGCAGCAGGAGCTATGATTTTTGTCGTAATAGAAGAAGTTGTACCAGAATCACAACTTGAACGTAATACTGATATTGCAACTTTAGGCTTCATTGGCGGCTTTTTAGTGATGATGACTTTAGATGTTGGATTAGGTTAA